The Salipiger sp. H15 genome includes a window with the following:
- a CDS encoding universal stress protein, whose product MTIKTISLILFDAEEAEWALPQASQLASGFDAHLSVMHPYNPMIFTDGIGAEPLIYASLQEWEEEESGRIRTIFDREVKATGILAEYRPQSTLYGAEEFLLSGSRGADLVLIGTNGALDRSPDDRNLMERVVRNLGRPVLVLTPKAALTGPIARLTIGWSDTREATRAAHDALSLAKDGAEVELVTIVSRAQRAVPGIDGKADFATSLDRLGYRVMVTERSATVEQRSEMLISSAQEFGAELLVTGAFGHSQLYDFVIGAVTRDLLDFAPLPVLLSK is encoded by the coding sequence ATGACGATAAAGACCATTTCTCTGATCCTCTTCGACGCCGAAGAGGCCGAATGGGCGCTGCCGCAGGCGTCGCAGCTGGCCTCCGGCTTCGACGCGCACCTGAGCGTGATGCACCCCTACAATCCGATGATCTTCACCGATGGCATCGGCGCCGAGCCGCTGATCTACGCGAGCCTGCAGGAATGGGAGGAGGAGGAGTCCGGGAGGATCAGGACGATCTTCGACCGGGAAGTGAAGGCCACGGGCATTCTCGCCGAATACCGGCCGCAGTCCACGCTCTACGGCGCCGAGGAATTCCTGCTCTCGGGCTCGCGCGGTGCGGATCTCGTGCTCATCGGGACCAACGGCGCGCTCGACCGCTCGCCCGACGACCGGAACCTGATGGAGCGGGTCGTGCGGAACCTCGGCCGCCCGGTCCTCGTGCTGACCCCGAAGGCGGCGCTGACCGGCCCCATCGCGCGGCTGACGATCGGCTGGAGCGACACGCGCGAGGCGACGCGGGCGGCGCATGACGCGCTGAGCCTTGCCAAGGACGGAGCCGAGGTCGAGCTGGTCACGATCGTGTCGCGGGCGCAGCGCGCCGTGCCCGGCATCGACGGCAAGGCGGATTTCGCCACCTCGCTCGACCGCCTCGGCTACCGCGTGATGGTGACCGAGCGCAGCGCCACCGTCGAGCAGCGGTCCGAGATGCTGATTTCCTCCGCGCAGGAATTTGGCGCCGAGCTGCTGGTGACCGGCGCCTTCGGCCATTCGCAGCTTTATGACTTCGTGATCGGCGCGGTCACCCGTGACCTTCTGGACTTCGCGCCGCTGCCGGTGCTCCTGTCAAAGTGA
- a CDS encoding host attachment protein, translating into MRSPKLWYIVMNGHEARVLHDLLDAGHPEHSETAIHGPAHETWRDRPTRSYASARTGRRSNVEPASDAGLEDSREFLREVFEQLEHHRQLGAFDGLVLIGSPDIVGLWREMVPKSLQGTVRREIVRNLLSTPPAHLADALRDTLDLD; encoded by the coding sequence ATGAGATCCCCGAAGCTCTGGTACATCGTCATGAACGGGCACGAGGCCCGGGTGCTGCACGATCTTCTCGACGCGGGCCATCCCGAGCACAGCGAGACCGCGATTCACGGGCCCGCGCACGAGACGTGGAGGGACCGGCCGACGCGCAGCTACGCCTCGGCAAGGACCGGGCGGCGCTCGAACGTGGAGCCGGCGAGCGACGCGGGTCTCGAGGACAGCCGCGAATTTCTCCGCGAGGTATTCGAGCAGCTCGAACACCATCGCCAGCTTGGCGCCTTCGACGGGCTCGTGCTGATCGGCAGCCCCGACATCGTCGGCCTGTGGCGCGAGATGGTCCCCAAGTCCCTGCAGGGCACCGTGCGTCGCGAGATCGTCCGTAACCTGCTGAGCACGCCCCCCGCGCACCTGGCGGATGCGCTCCGCGACACGCTGGACCTCGACTAA
- a CDS encoding DNA-binding protein, with protein sequence MPEDPTRENRRIALKLRDYADLLEAQGEDGFRVRAYRRAADEAETLDVPLREVFEHGGLAALIALPGIGRGIAAGIAEMLQTGRWSQLDRLRQGAMPETLFRSLPGVGEVLAAKFAEALGAHSLEDLETALHDPGVRLDGLGPRRRAAILAALSERLQAMRRGRDRQAPGAEPPVSLLLDADALYREKAAAGQLRRIRPRRFNPRGEAWLPVMHLRRGDWHLTALFSNTARAHELGRTRDWVALFFHEGDGPEMQRTVVTETRGPLAGKRVVRGREADCATHYGERAAAAT encoded by the coding sequence ATGCCCGAAGACCCGACCCGCGAGAACCGGCGGATTGCCCTCAAGCTGCGCGACTACGCGGATCTGCTCGAGGCGCAGGGCGAGGATGGCTTCCGCGTCCGGGCCTATCGCCGGGCGGCGGACGAGGCCGAGACCCTCGATGTTCCGCTGCGCGAGGTCTTCGAGCACGGCGGGCTCGCGGCGCTGATCGCGCTGCCGGGGATCGGCCGGGGCATCGCCGCGGGGATCGCCGAGATGCTGCAGACCGGGCGCTGGTCGCAGCTGGACCGGCTGCGGCAGGGCGCGATGCCCGAGACCCTGTTCCGCAGCCTGCCCGGTGTCGGCGAGGTGCTCGCGGCGAAATTTGCCGAAGCGCTCGGCGCCCACAGCCTCGAGGACCTCGAGACCGCGCTGCACGATCCCGGGGTAAGGCTCGACGGGCTCGGCCCCCGCAGGCGCGCGGCGATCCTCGCGGCGCTTTCGGAGCGGCTGCAGGCGATGCGGCGGGGCAGGGACAGGCAGGCGCCCGGGGCCGAGCCGCCGGTGTCGCTGCTGCTCGACGCCGACGCGCTCTACCGCGAGAAGGCGGCGGCGGGGCAGTTGCGCCGGATCCGGCCGCGGCGGTTCAACCCGCGCGGCGAGGCGTGGCTGCCGGTGATGCACCTGCGCCGCGGCGACTGGCATCTGACGGCGCTTTTCTCCAACACGGCGCGGGCGCACGAGCTTGGCCGGACGCGGGACTGGGTGGCGCTCTTCTTCCACGAAGGCGACGGTCCCGAGATGCAGCGGACGGTGGTCACCGAGACCCGAGGTCCGCTCGCCGGGAAGCGGGTGGTGCGCGGCCGCGAGGCGGACTGCGCGACGCATTACGGGGAAAGGGCGGCCGCGGCTACGTGA
- a CDS encoding CBS domain-containing protein, whose protein sequence is MKVSEAMHAPAEWVSADTPVSEIAARMAQDDLGAVPIGRDDRLVGMITDRDLALRVVGEKRDPERTLAVEVMSPGIVYCSTEESVEDAIHLMDQKQIRRLPVLDEGKRLVGMLSLGDIAHAASLQLAGELTRAISAHHR, encoded by the coding sequence ATGAAAGTCAGCGAAGCCATGCATGCGCCGGCCGAATGGGTCAGCGCGGACACGCCCGTGTCGGAGATCGCCGCGCGGATGGCGCAGGACGATCTCGGCGCGGTGCCGATCGGTCGCGACGACCGTCTTGTCGGGATGATCACCGACCGCGATCTCGCTCTGCGCGTGGTGGGCGAGAAGCGCGACCCGGAAAGGACCCTCGCCGTCGAGGTCATGTCGCCGGGCATCGTCTATTGCAGCACCGAGGAAAGCGTCGAGGACGCGATCCACCTGATGGACCAGAAGCAGATCCGCAGGTTGCCGGTGCTCGACGAGGGCAAGCGGCTGGTCGGGATGCTGAGCCTTGGCGACATCGCCCACGCGGCCAGCCTGCAACTCGCCGGAGAGCTCACCCGCGCGATCTCCGCCCATCACCGCTAG
- a CDS encoding Hsp20/alpha crystallin family protein: protein MISQAIQNRMLADALHRLGRLDQLRQVAFGLGQPMTWEPPLDLIETATELVAYVVLPGVDPASVEIEVAGGTLTLRGLRARPSELGAASILRLELPWGRFERRVVIPDMPYRVTRETAPGCLVVRLAKLPEERS, encoded by the coding sequence ATGATCTCGCAGGCGATACAGAACCGCATGCTCGCGGACGCGCTGCACCGGCTGGGGCGGCTCGACCAGTTGCGGCAGGTGGCGTTCGGGCTCGGCCAGCCGATGACCTGGGAGCCGCCGCTCGATCTCATCGAGACCGCGACCGAACTCGTGGCTTACGTGGTGCTGCCCGGCGTCGACCCCGCCTCGGTCGAGATCGAGGTCGCGGGCGGAACCCTGACGCTGCGCGGGCTCCGGGCCCGGCCGAGCGAGCTCGGGGCTGCCTCGATCCTGCGGCTGGAACTGCCCTGGGGCCGCTTCGAGCGCCGGGTGGTGATCCCCGACATGCCCTACCGGGTCACGCGCGAAACCGCCCCGGGCTGCCTCGTCGTCCGGCTCGCAAAGCTGCCGGAGGAGCGATCATGA
- a CDS encoding DUF2267 domain-containing protein, with protein sequence MKGTGHTAIDTAPQVVAEWLNLLCDDLQWREKGRAYLLLTETLHALRDYLGVEEAAALGAQLPLIIRGIYYANWTPSKTPVHPRSKADFLARVGGAFSRDPLENPERAVAAVFDLLRRKVSMGEIDHVSNAMRGPLHALWQ encoded by the coding sequence ATGAAGGGCACGGGGCACACCGCCATAGACACGGCGCCGCAGGTGGTCGCCGAGTGGCTGAACCTGCTCTGCGACGATCTCCAGTGGCGCGAGAAAGGGCGGGCCTACCTGCTCCTGACCGAAACCCTGCACGCGCTGCGCGACTACCTCGGGGTCGAGGAGGCCGCCGCGCTCGGGGCGCAGCTGCCGCTGATCATCCGCGGCATCTACTACGCCAACTGGACCCCGTCGAAGACCCCCGTCCATCCGCGCAGCAAGGCGGATTTCCTCGCGCGCGTCGGGGGTGCCTTCAGCCGCGATCCGCTCGAGAATCCGGAACGCGCCGTGGCGGCGGTCTTCGACCTCTTGCGCCGAAAGGTCTCGATGGGCGAGATCGACCACGTGAGCAACGCCATGCGCGGGCCGCTGCACGCCCTGTGGCAATGA
- a CDS encoding response regulator transcription factor: MGTVTILVVDDELGVRKVLRAAFESENWDVLEARDRASLFDALSSHRVDLITLDLMLGNEDGLELAHQLRGRRNIPILMISGKATAADRIRGLEFGADDYIVKPFHIKEVILRVKRTLELYRREISAQVNILFDHAIFQVRRGVLTSIDGTPVDLTDLERKLLALFVQHPGRILSRDEISQTLHGRNWSPEDRTIDGHVARLRRKIETSEPEPARLIRSVRGVGYVFTGDVRIARGEAGLPGQHPDDDRQ, from the coding sequence ATGGGAACCGTCACAATTCTCGTTGTCGACGATGAACTCGGCGTGCGGAAAGTCCTGCGCGCCGCCTTCGAATCCGAGAATTGGGATGTGCTCGAGGCGCGGGACCGCGCGTCGCTCTTCGACGCGCTCTCGTCGCACCGCGTCGATCTGATCACCCTCGACCTGATGCTCGGCAACGAGGATGGGCTTGAACTGGCGCATCAGCTGCGCGGCAGGCGGAACATTCCCATCCTGATGATTTCCGGGAAGGCGACCGCCGCGGACCGCATCCGGGGGCTCGAATTCGGCGCGGATGACTACATCGTCAAGCCGTTTCACATCAAGGAGGTCATCCTGCGGGTCAAGCGGACCCTCGAGCTTTACCGGCGCGAGATCTCGGCGCAGGTCAACATCCTCTTCGACCATGCGATTTTCCAGGTACGGCGGGGCGTCCTGACCAGCATCGACGGCACCCCGGTGGACCTGACCGACCTCGAGCGGAAGCTCCTCGCGCTTTTCGTCCAGCATCCCGGCCGGATCCTGAGCCGGGACGAGATCTCGCAGACCCTGCACGGCCGGAACTGGTCGCCGGAGGATCGCACGATCGACGGTCACGTGGCGCGGCTCCGCCGCAAGATCGAAACGTCCGAGCCGGAACCGGCAAGGCTGATCAGGTCGGTGCGCGGGGTCGGCTACGTCTTCACCGGCGACGTGCGCATCGCGCGGGGCGAGGCCGGGTTGCCCGGGCAGCACCCGGATGACGACCGTCAATGA
- the lon gene encoding endopeptidase La, which translates to MTDKTAPSPDKADTGFAIPEDALILLPVRNFVGFPGTVFPLSIGRLTSVAGVERAVRDDLPIGVILQRTPEEDTPDAAGLHAMGCAAEILRYITTSEEGRHLICRGAGRFRLVELLPDAPFLVGRVEPVEDVHDTRPETEARFLHLRDLAVQLLHMLPEAPEGLADSVAQIDDPGYLADLAAGYTDMSTEERQELLETVDIAARIETMTRKLSRRVEVLRITREISAQAREELEGRHREVILREQLAAIRRELGETGTNGGEDLAELSRAIIAAGMPEETEKQALAELGRYESMGQGSAEAAMLRGWLDWMIGLPWRLPEEAGIDLATARRILDADHYGLEKIKARIIEYLAVRRLAPAGKAPILCFVGPPGVGKTSLGQSIARALRRPFARLSLGGVHDEAEIRGHRRTYVGAMPGMVIQQIRRAGARNCVMMLDEIDKMGHGIGGDPSAALLEVLDPAQNSTFHDNYLGTDFDLSHVVFLCTANTLETVLAPLRDRMEIIALPGYLEEEKLEIARRYLVPAQLAATGLTAEQVRIEDAALHSVIRGYTREAGVRGLERQIGALLRHVAVGFAEGSTDARTILAGDLPGMLGAPRFENETALRTGLPGVATGLAWTPVGGDILFIEASRVPGKGRLILTGQLGEVMRESAQAGVTLVKARARSLGIDPELFETSDIHVHVPAGATPKDGPSAGTAIFAALASLLLDRRLRSDTAMTGEISLRGLVLPVGGIREKVVAAAAAGITRVLLPERNRSDLEDIPEAARRQLEFVWLKTVDDVLAHALEPEAGAGAESAA; encoded by the coding sequence ATGACCGACAAGACCGCGCCGAGCCCCGACAAGGCGGACACCGGCTTCGCGATCCCCGAGGACGCGCTGATCCTTCTGCCGGTGCGCAATTTCGTGGGCTTTCCCGGAACCGTCTTCCCGCTTTCGATCGGCCGGCTCACCTCGGTCGCCGGGGTCGAGCGCGCGGTGCGGGACGATCTGCCGATCGGCGTCATCCTGCAGCGCACGCCGGAGGAGGACACGCCCGACGCGGCGGGGCTCCACGCCATGGGATGCGCCGCCGAGATCCTGCGCTACATCACCACCTCAGAGGAAGGGCGGCACCTGATCTGCCGCGGCGCCGGAAGGTTCCGGCTGGTCGAGCTGCTTCCCGACGCCCCCTTCCTCGTCGGCCGGGTCGAGCCCGTCGAGGACGTCCACGACACCCGCCCCGAGACCGAGGCCCGCTTCCTGCACCTGCGCGATCTGGCCGTGCAGCTGCTGCACATGCTGCCCGAGGCGCCCGAGGGGCTGGCCGACTCCGTCGCCCAGATCGACGATCCGGGCTATCTTGCCGATCTCGCCGCGGGCTACACCGACATGTCCACCGAGGAGCGGCAGGAGCTGCTCGAGACCGTGGACATCGCCGCCCGGATCGAGACGATGACCCGCAAGCTGAGCCGCCGGGTCGAGGTGCTGCGCATCACCCGCGAGATCAGCGCGCAGGCCCGCGAAGAGCTGGAGGGGCGCCACCGCGAGGTGATCCTGCGCGAACAGCTTGCCGCGATCCGCCGCGAGCTGGGCGAGACCGGCACGAACGGCGGCGAGGACCTCGCCGAGCTCTCGCGCGCCATCATCGCCGCAGGCATGCCCGAGGAGACCGAGAAGCAGGCGCTGGCCGAGCTTGGCCGCTACGAGAGCATGGGTCAGGGCAGCGCCGAGGCCGCGATGCTGCGCGGCTGGCTCGACTGGATGATCGGCCTGCCGTGGCGGCTTCCCGAGGAGGCCGGCATCGACCTTGCCACGGCGCGGCGCATCCTCGACGCCGATCACTACGGGCTCGAGAAGATCAAGGCGCGGATCATAGAATACCTCGCGGTGCGCCGCCTCGCCCCGGCGGGCAAGGCGCCGATCCTGTGTTTCGTCGGCCCGCCGGGCGTGGGCAAGACCTCTCTTGGCCAGAGCATCGCGCGGGCGCTGCGGCGTCCCTTCGCGCGGCTCAGCCTCGGCGGCGTCCATGACGAGGCCGAAATCCGGGGCCACCGCCGCACTTATGTCGGCGCGATGCCCGGCATGGTGATCCAGCAGATCCGCCGCGCCGGGGCGCGCAACTGCGTGATGATGCTCGACGAGATCGACAAGATGGGCCACGGGATCGGCGGCGATCCCTCGGCCGCGCTGCTCGAGGTGCTGGACCCGGCGCAGAACTCGACCTTCCACGACAATTACCTCGGCACCGATTTCGACCTGTCGCATGTCGTGTTCCTCTGCACCGCCAACACGCTCGAGACCGTGCTCGCGCCGCTGCGCGACCGGATGGAGATCATCGCCCTGCCCGGCTATCTCGAGGAGGAGAAGCTCGAGATAGCCCGGCGCTACCTCGTCCCCGCGCAGCTTGCCGCGACCGGGCTTACCGCCGAACAGGTGCGGATCGAGGACGCGGCGCTGCATTCGGTGATCCGCGGCTACACGCGCGAGGCGGGCGTGCGCGGGCTCGAGCGGCAGATCGGCGCGCTGCTGCGCCACGTGGCGGTGGGCTTCGCCGAAGGCAGCACCGACGCGCGCACCATCCTTGCGGGCGACCTGCCGGGCATGCTGGGCGCGCCGCGTTTCGAGAACGAGACCGCCCTGCGCACCGGCCTGCCGGGGGTGGCCACCGGCCTTGCCTGGACCCCGGTCGGCGGCGACATCCTCTTCATAGAGGCCAGCCGGGTGCCGGGAAAGGGGCGCCTGATCCTCACCGGGCAGCTTGGCGAGGTGATGCGGGAAAGCGCGCAGGCCGGGGTGACGCTGGTCAAGGCCCGCGCCCGCAGCCTTGGCATCGACCCCGAGCTCTTCGAGACCTCCGACATCCATGTTCACGTCCCCGCCGGCGCGACCCCCAAGGACGGGCCGAGCGCCGGCACGGCGATCTTTGCCGCGCTCGCCTCGCTGCTGCTCGACCGCAGGCTGCGCAGCGACACGGCGATGACCGGCGAGATCTCGCTGCGCGGGCTGGTTCTGCCGGTGGGCGGCATCCGCGAGAAGGTGGTCGCGGCGGCCGCGGCGGGGATCACGCGGGTGCTGCTGCCCGAGCGGAACCGGTCCGACCTCGAGGACATCCCCGAGGCCGCGCGCCGCCAGCTGGAATTCGTCTGGCTGAAGACCGTCGACGACGTGCTGGCCCATGCGCTGGAGCCGGAGGCGGGCGCAGGGGCGGAGTCGGCGGCCTGA
- a CDS encoding heavy metal translocating P-type ATPase produces MPTPSETFSADRLKTATLALALAGLAAGLVLHLAGQPAAARIAWIAGTVPALAALLLEIVGSIRRGEVGLDVLAALSMSSALLFGETLAACIVALMYSGGTLLENIAEGRARREMHTLLSRVPRFALRHRDGQIDRVALDEIAPGDRLLIPQGDVVPVDGTVLSPGAFLDTSALTGESLPQRRAMGGEALSGATNAGEPFDMLATRRAGESTYAGIVRLVEAAQRSKAPMARLADRWSLGFLLVAVAIAAAAWWSAADPVRAVAVLVIATPCPLILAVPVALVAGLSRAAHYGVLVKGAKPLEAMARARSLVLDKTGTLTDGRPRITRIESAGPVTEEELLRLAASLDQVSKHPVAQAVVEAAKSRGIALATPSEARESPGEGVAGTVEGRSVRVGGFSYVHAALEAPGAGPEAPGAGAVVVAVAVDGAAAGHLVMADPLRAGAGAALQALRSEGIARIVLATGDRPDVAARVTDGLGLDAVHAELTPDEKVALVLSERGAGATMMVGDGVNDAPALAAADIGVAMGARGAGASAEAADVVLLVDRIEPLVAGIAIARAARRIALQSVMAGIGLSVIGMIAAALGYLEPVEGALLQEVIDVAVILNALRALRIAPPGVPQEVT; encoded by the coding sequence ATGCCGACCCCGTCCGAGACCTTCAGTGCCGACCGATTGAAGACCGCGACACTGGCGCTGGCGCTGGCGGGGCTGGCCGCCGGGCTCGTCCTGCATCTCGCCGGCCAGCCCGCCGCCGCCCGGATCGCGTGGATCGCCGGCACGGTGCCGGCCCTCGCGGCGCTGCTGCTCGAGATCGTCGGCAGCATCCGGCGCGGCGAGGTCGGGCTCGACGTGCTGGCGGCGCTCTCCATGTCCTCCGCGCTGCTCTTCGGCGAGACCCTCGCCGCCTGCATCGTCGCGCTGATGTATTCCGGGGGCACGCTGCTCGAGAACATCGCCGAGGGCCGGGCACGACGGGAGATGCACACCCTGCTCTCCCGCGTGCCGCGTTTCGCGCTCCGGCACCGCGACGGGCAGATCGACCGCGTGGCGCTCGACGAGATCGCGCCCGGCGACCGGCTGCTCATCCCGCAGGGCGACGTGGTGCCCGTCGATGGCACGGTTCTGTCGCCCGGCGCCTTTCTCGACACCTCGGCGCTGACCGGCGAGTCCCTGCCGCAGCGCCGCGCCATGGGCGGCGAGGCGCTGAGCGGCGCGACCAACGCGGGCGAGCCCTTCGACATGCTGGCCACGCGCCGCGCCGGGGAAAGCACCTACGCGGGCATCGTCCGCCTCGTCGAGGCGGCGCAGCGCTCGAAGGCGCCGATGGCCCGCCTCGCCGACCGCTGGTCGCTGGGCTTCCTGCTGGTGGCGGTGGCGATCGCCGCGGCCGCGTGGTGGTCCGCCGCGGATCCGGTCCGGGCGGTGGCGGTGCTGGTGATCGCGACGCCCTGCCCACTCATCCTCGCCGTCCCCGTCGCGCTGGTGGCGGGATTGTCGCGGGCGGCGCATTACGGCGTGCTGGTGAAGGGGGCAAAGCCGCTCGAGGCCATGGCCCGCGCGCGCAGCCTCGTGCTCGACAAGACCGGCACGCTGACCGACGGGCGGCCGCGGATCACCCGGATCGAGAGCGCGGGCCCCGTGACCGAGGAGGAGCTTCTGCGCCTCGCCGCCTCGCTCGACCAGGTCTCGAAACATCCGGTCGCGCAGGCGGTGGTCGAGGCGGCAAAGTCGCGCGGGATCGCGCTTGCGACCCCATCCGAGGCGCGGGAGTCTCCCGGCGAAGGCGTCGCGGGCACGGTCGAGGGGCGCAGCGTCCGGGTCGGCGGCTTCAGCTACGTCCACGCCGCGCTCGAGGCCCCCGGCGCGGGCCCGGAGGCCCCGGGAGCGGGGGCGGTGGTCGTCGCGGTGGCGGTGGACGGCGCGGCCGCCGGGCACCTCGTGATGGCCGACCCGCTGCGCGCCGGCGCCGGCGCCGCGCTGCAGGCCCTGCGCAGCGAGGGGATCGCGCGCATCGTGCTGGCGACGGGCGACCGGCCGGACGTGGCGGCGCGCGTGACCGACGGGCTCGGGCTCGACGCGGTGCATGCCGAGCTCACCCCGGACGAGAAGGTTGCGCTGGTGCTTTCGGAACGCGGCGCCGGGGCGACGATGATGGTCGGCGACGGGGTCAACGACGCGCCCGCGCTCGCGGCTGCGGACATCGGCGTCGCCATGGGCGCGCGCGGCGCGGGCGCCTCGGCCGAGGCGGCGGACGTGGTGCTGCTGGTGGACCGGATCGAGCCGCTGGTCGCCGGCATCGCCATCGCCCGCGCCGCGCGCCGCATCGCGCTGCAGAGCGTCATGGCGGGGATCGGGCTCTCGGTGATCGGCATGATCGCCGCGGCGCTGGGATATCTCGAGCCGGTCGAGGGCGCGCTGCTGCAGGAGGTGATCGACGTGGCGGTGATCCTCAACGCCCTGCGCGCCCTGCGCATCGCGCCGCCGGGCGTGCCGCAGGAGGTCACGTAG